The Streptomyces seoulensis genome contains a region encoding:
- a CDS encoding RcpC/CpaB family pilus assembly protein — protein MSVNPNTVPAFRVPRPPGTDAPATREVPFFPPVRVRGGGRQAGRLARYRGRAVAAGLAVTAAALVAAGPRPLSGGTQSTERPRGHPAADPVRRHGPGELVRAPVRIADAAAVRLLRPGDRVDVVAAEERSAGGSAARVLARGARVARLPELPELPELPGQGDGPEAGVGEGSVTAGALVVLAVPRATAARLVGASPTARLAVALW, from the coding sequence ATGTCCGTGAACCCGAACACCGTCCCCGCTTTCCGTGTGCCACGTCCGCCGGGGACCGATGCCCCGGCCACCCGTGAGGTCCCCTTCTTCCCGCCCGTGCGCGTACGAGGCGGCGGCCGTCAGGCGGGGCGGCTGGCACGGTACCGGGGCCGGGCGGTCGCCGCGGGGCTCGCGGTGACGGCGGCGGCACTGGTCGCGGCCGGCCCCCGCCCGCTGTCCGGCGGCACTCAGTCCACCGAGCGGCCCCGGGGCCACCCCGCCGCGGACCCGGTACGGAGGCACGGGCCGGGCGAGCTGGTCCGGGCCCCGGTCCGCATCGCCGACGCGGCCGCCGTCCGGCTGCTGCGCCCCGGCGACCGGGTGGACGTGGTCGCGGCCGAGGAGCGGTCGGCGGGCGGGAGCGCGGCGCGCGTGCTCGCGCGCGGGGCCAGGGTGGCCCGGCTGCCGGAGCTGCCGGAGCTGCCGGAGCTGCCGGGCCAGGGCGATGGGCCGGAGGCAGGTGTCGGTGAGGGAAGCGTCACTGCCGGGGCGCTGGTCGTACTGGCGGTGCCGCGTGCCACGGCGGCGCGGCTGGTGGGGGCAAGCCCCACGGCACGGCTGGCGGTGGCGCTGTGGTGA
- a CDS encoding S-methyl-5'-thioadenosine phosphorylase — protein MANAEIGVIGGSGFYSFLDEVTEVRVDTPYGAPSDSVFVGEVAGRRVAFLPRHGRGHHLPPHRINYRANLWALRSLGVRQVLGPCAVGGLRPEYGPGTLLVPDQMVDRTKARHQTYFDGVPLPDGTVSNVVHVSMADPYCPTGRSIALKAARARDWTPVDGGTLVVVEGPRFSTRAESLWHQAQGWSVVGMTGHPEAALARELELCYTSLTLVTDLDAGAETGEGVSHDEVLRVFAANVDRLRGVLFDAVAALPATEERDCLCVGALGGMEPGIELP, from the coding sequence ATGGCGAACGCAGAGATCGGCGTAATCGGCGGCTCGGGCTTCTACTCGTTCCTGGACGAGGTGACCGAGGTCCGGGTGGACACCCCCTACGGGGCGCCCTCCGACTCCGTCTTCGTGGGCGAGGTCGCCGGCCGACGGGTGGCCTTCCTGCCCCGGCACGGTCGCGGCCATCACCTTCCGCCGCACCGCATCAACTACCGGGCCAACCTGTGGGCGCTGCGTTCGCTGGGCGTCCGGCAGGTTCTCGGCCCGTGCGCGGTGGGCGGGCTGCGGCCGGAGTACGGGCCGGGCACGCTGCTGGTGCCGGACCAGATGGTCGACCGCACCAAGGCGCGGCACCAGACCTATTTCGACGGGGTCCCGCTGCCGGACGGCACGGTGTCCAACGTGGTGCACGTGTCGATGGCCGACCCCTACTGCCCGACCGGGCGGAGCATCGCGCTGAAGGCGGCTCGCGCGCGGGACTGGACGCCGGTGGACGGCGGCACGCTGGTCGTGGTGGAGGGGCCGCGCTTCTCCACCCGCGCCGAGTCGCTGTGGCATCAGGCGCAGGGGTGGTCGGTGGTGGGCATGACCGGGCATCCCGAGGCGGCCCTCGCCCGTGAACTGGAGCTCTGCTACACCTCGCTGACCCTGGTCACCGACCTCGACGCGGGCGCCGAGACCGGCGAGGGCGTGTCCCACGACGAGGTGCTGCGGGTGTTCGCGGCCAACGTGGACCGGCTGCGGGGCGTGCTCTTCGACGCGGTGGCCGCGCTGCCGGCCACCGAGGAGCGGGACTGTCTGTGCGTGGGCGCGCTCGGGGGGATGGAGCCGGGGATCGAGCTGCCGTGA
- the mscL gene encoding large conductance mechanosensitive channel protein MscL has product MSAKKEATSILDGFKAFLMRGNVIDLAVAVVIGAAFTSIVTAVVKGVINPLVGAIGTKNLDHYSYCLKEPCKPGADGTAEGGVQILWGSVAGAALNFVITAAVVYFLMVLPMSKYLARQEARKQARTGKTEPEPNPVTELEVLQDIRDLLVTQRTGTADGVVKQQRAAGPDGR; this is encoded by the coding sequence GTGAGTGCGAAGAAGGAAGCGACGAGCATTCTGGACGGCTTCAAAGCCTTCCTGATGCGCGGCAACGTCATCGACCTGGCGGTCGCGGTGGTCATCGGCGCCGCCTTCACCAGCATCGTGACCGCGGTGGTGAAGGGCGTCATCAATCCGCTGGTCGGCGCGATCGGCACGAAGAACCTGGACCACTACAGCTACTGCCTGAAGGAGCCCTGCAAGCCAGGAGCGGACGGCACCGCCGAGGGCGGCGTGCAGATCCTCTGGGGCTCGGTGGCCGGTGCCGCGCTGAACTTCGTGATCACCGCCGCGGTGGTGTACTTCCTGATGGTGCTGCCGATGTCGAAGTACCTGGCCCGCCAGGAGGCCCGCAAGCAGGCCCGCACCGGCAAGACCGAGCCGGAGCCGAACCCCGTGACGGAGCTGGAGGTCCTCCAGGACATCCGCGACCTGCTGGTCACCCAGCGCACGGGCACGGCGGACGGCGTGGTCAAGCAGCAGCGCGCCGCCGGGCCGGACGGGCGCTAG
- a CDS encoding flavin reductase family protein → MNSHTAIEPSILYFGTPVVLLSTENEDGTFNLAPMSSAWALGRTVVLGLGSEGQTARNLRARPDLVINLPAPDQWPAVERLAPLTGRAPVPPTKAAGCRFEPDKFAAAGLGEEPSHVVRPPRVAECPLHLEARAERIRPDLSGDCVVVETTVLKIHAAPHLVVPGTHHIDPSAWSPLIYNFRHYFGLGPELGSSYRTQTPRTTATVG, encoded by the coding sequence ATGAACAGCCACACGGCGATCGAGCCGAGCATCCTGTACTTCGGCACCCCTGTGGTGCTGCTGTCCACCGAGAACGAGGACGGCACCTTCAACCTGGCCCCCATGTCCTCCGCGTGGGCGCTCGGCCGGACGGTCGTCCTCGGCCTGGGCAGCGAGGGCCAGACCGCACGCAACCTGCGGGCCCGCCCCGACCTGGTCATCAACCTCCCCGCCCCCGACCAGTGGCCCGCGGTGGAACGCCTGGCCCCGCTGACCGGCCGCGCCCCGGTCCCGCCCACCAAGGCGGCGGGCTGCCGCTTCGAACCGGACAAGTTCGCCGCGGCGGGACTGGGTGAAGAGCCCTCCCACGTCGTCCGCCCGCCCCGGGTGGCCGAGTGCCCCCTCCACCTGGAGGCGCGGGCCGAACGCATACGCCCCGACCTCTCCGGCGACTGCGTCGTCGTCGAGACGACGGTCCTGAAGATCCACGCGGCTCCCCACCTGGTGGTCCCCGGCACCCACCACATAGACCCTTCCGCCTGGAGCCCCCTGATCTACAACTTCCGCCACTACTTCGGCCTGGGCCCGGAGCTGGGCAGCTCCTACCGGACGCAGACGCCGCGCACGACGGCCACCGTCGGCTGA